One region of Ictalurus furcatus strain D&B chromosome 17, Billie_1.0, whole genome shotgun sequence genomic DNA includes:
- the ift20 gene encoding intraflagellar transport protein 20 homolog isoform X2 — translation MCNEDEFTCMFARVTGEPEAYPRGLGTQDPEQEIVQFQKIVGGLIEMVDELAKEAEREKMKAIGARNLLKSVAKQREAQQQQLQALIAEKRMQLERYRIEYEALSKVEAEQNEFIDQFMLQK, via the exons ATGTGCAATGAAGATGAGTTCACATGCATGTTTGCCAG ggtcacaggtgagcctgaagcctatcccaggggactcgggacaCAAGACCCTGaacaag AGATTGTCCAGTTTCAGAAGATAGTGGGTGGACTTATTGAAATGGTGGATGAATTGGCCAAGgaagcagaaagagaaaaaatgaag GCGATAGGTGCTAGAAATCTGCTGAAATCTGTTGCTAAACAACGAGAGGCTCAGCAGCAACAACTACAGGCTCTAATTGCAGAGAAGCGGATGCAGCTGGAAAG GTACAGAATTGAATATGAAGCTCTCTCCAAAGTCGAAGCGGAGCAAAATGAGTTCATTGACCAGTTTATGCTGCAGAAATGA
- the tmem97 gene encoding sigma intracellular receptor 2 has protein sequence MLLRILEIVFFFYFASHIPITLFIDLQALLPEQLYPQPFKDVLQWYAAEFRDPMVLEPPVWFKSFIFCESLIQLPFFPIAAYAFLKGKCKWIRTPAIIYSVHVATTLIPILGHILLHNFPLAPLPGPQTSKERWTLVCVYAPYLLIPLTLLLTMLFSSTYNSTSPSAKASSKTKKLK, from the exons atGTTGCTTCGTATTTTAGaaattgtatttttcttttattttgcgTCACACATTCCTATTACTCTCTTCATTGATCTTCAAGCACTACTCCCAGAACAGTTGTATCCTCAACCA TTTAAAGACGTACTGCAGTGGTATGCAGCTGAATTCAGAGACCCCATGGTGCTGGAGCCACCTGTTTGGTTTAAATCTTTCATATTCTGTGAAAGTCTTATTCAGCTGCCTTTCTTTCCCATCGCAGCATACGCCTTTTTAAAAG GTAAATGCAAATGGATCAGGACTCCAGCAATCATATATTCTGTGCACGTGGCCACCACTTTAATTCCCATCCTAGGCCACATCTTACTCCATAACTTCCCATTGGCACCTCTTCCGGGTCCGCAAACATCCAAGGAGCGATGGacactggtgtgtgtttatgctccATACCTGCTCATTCCCCTCACGCTGCTCCTCACCATGCTCTTCAGCTCCACATATAATTCTACCTCTCCAAGTGCCAAGGCTTCTTCCAAGACCAAGAAGCTGAAATAA
- the si:ch211-167j9.5 gene encoding fibroblast growth factor receptor homolog 1, whose translation MSNSTNSNADSLDSIHYSLIGISVLAILTMLFFGILWFKKYQSLNKTIRHLRQGKSMTAPPQDSTPLSPISPQSVLVMPPLGNSEETRLQTQKSRQSVRLLWKPSQQSPRVTRTDLNLMQLIKAGREGAFYKARMLRGTCKGHSLVTCKIAKEGVTSKQIETEVSIMRKLVYHKNVLQLLDWNAAEEPFLLIMEFVSYGTLRSFVQTHHDKLSADPEIQNLFAIASYHIALAMEHLRSKMVVHCDLALRNILVSRFPWEIKVAEFGLARDLTRMRSRRSTRKKHHRERVPLRWYPPEYFRNSYYSFKGDVWAFGIVLWEMQTFGSLPYPNLETSDQVVYHICAGTRNVGPDSCRPEILQIMKDCWVEPYTARPSFTDLVRILESIIENDSDYVDVVDQKSISTAED comes from the exons ATGTCCAATTCAACAAACTCAA ATGCTGATAGTCTGGACAGTATCCACTACAGTCTCATTGGCATCTCTGTTCTCGCCATACTCACCATGCTTTTCTTTGGCATCCTGTGGTTCaaaaa ATATCAATCGCTGAATAAGACCATACGGCACCTTAGACAGGGAAAGTCCATGACCGCTCCTCCCCAAGACTCCACTCCCCTGTCTCCCATCTCTCCTCAATCAGTGTTGGTGATGCCACCATTAGGCAATTCGGAAGAAACACGCCTACAAACACAGAAAAGCAGACAGAGTGTTCGATTACTGTGGAAACCATCACAACAG AGCCCACGGGTTACGAGGACAGACCTGAACCTGATGCAGCTGATCAAGGCTGGGAGGGAAGGCGCGTTCTACAAAGCAAGGATGTTGCGGGGAACCTGCAAAGGTCACTCACTTGTCACTTGCAAGATTGCAAAAGAAG GAGTCACTTCAAAGCAAATTGAGACTGAAGTGTCTATTATGAGGAAGCTGGTATATCATAAGAATGTGCTTCAGCTGCTGGACTGGAACGCTGCTGAGG AGCCCTTCTTGTTGATCATGGAGTTTGTGAGTTACGGGACCCTGCGCAGCTTTGTGCAGACACATCATGACAAGCTGAGTGCTGACCCTGAGATCCAGAACCTTTTCGCCATCGCCTCCTATCACATCGCTCTGGCCATGGAACACTTGCGCTCCAAAATG GTGGTACACTGTGACCTTGCTTTAAGGAATATTCTGGTGAGCCGTTTCCCCTGGGAAATCAAAGTAGCTGAATTTGGTCTGGCCAGAGACTTGACGCGTATGAGAAGTAGACGCAGCACCAGGAAAAAGCACCACAGG GAACGAGTGCCCTTGCGCTGGTATCCTCCTGAATATTTCCGCAACAGCTACTACAGCTTCAAGGGAGATGTGTGGGCTTTTGGTATCGTGTTATGGGAAATGCAGACATTTG GTAGTCTGCCCTATCCCAATTTGGAGACTTCAGATCAAGTAGTGTATCACATTTGTGCTGGAACCAGAAACGTAGGACCTGACAGCTGCCGTCCAGAGAT ACTGCAGATAATGAAGGACTGCTGGGTGGAGCCTTATACAGCCAGACCCTCCTTTACTGACCTGGTCAGAATTTTGGAGAGTATAATTGAGAATGATTCG GATTATGTGGATGTTGTAGACCAAAAATCTATTAGTACAGCAGAAGACTGA